The following proteins come from a genomic window of Verrucomicrobiota bacterium:
- a CDS encoding pentapeptide repeat-containing protein codes for MSCSLMMFLNWRRRLKHRKNCNERHHNSIEKISYGLYQNRLLLERPGDANSDWKIAEEISKSFIKRILFAGNQPLIKLEKKILEPMLMWANNLALLELLSLVGNIGLIIAVGMYIASEKQRRDTEVLTAWQTISNAHGQPGDAGRIDALEFLNASPRNSKYKYSGANWRRRAICLWICTWKRESLAGIDLSVDPMDMSELDIQNSVFSEIESNDDIRRVLLNEVQLPEAYLWRANLQGVDLAEANLQNADLREANLKNASLWGINLHEAYLVEANLQGVIMDGAIMDGANLQDADLTGANLQKAKLLNPEQLKQAKLCRTKLPPKFSLDPNRDCQE; via the coding sequence TTGAGTTGTTCACTAATGATGTTCTTGAATTGGAGACGAAGACTAAAACATAGAAAAAACTGTAACGAAAGGCATCATAATTCTATTGAGAAAATATCGTATGGGCTTTATCAAAACCGTCTATTACTAGAGCGTCCAGGAGATGCGAATAGTGATTGGAAGATAGCTGAAGAAATTTCTAAGAGTTTTATAAAAAGGATACTCTTTGCTGGTAATCAACCTCTTATAAAATTAGAAAAAAAGATACTAGAACCAATGTTGATGTGGGCTAATAATTTAGCTCTTTTAGAACTTTTAAGTTTAGTTGGAAATATTGGGCTCATTATTGCAGTTGGCATGTATATCGCTTCAGAGAAGCAGCGACGTGACACAGAAGTACTTACTGCTTGGCAAACTATCTCTAATGCTCATGGACAACCTGGCGATGCAGGGCGGATAGATGCTTTAGAGTTTCTCAATGCTTCTCCTCGAAATAGCAAATATAAATATTCTGGAGCTAACTGGCGACGACGAGCTATTTGTCTTTGGATATGTACTTGGAAACGTGAAAGTTTAGCGGGTATTGACCTTTCTGTAGATCCTATGGATATGTCTGAGCTAGATATTCAGAACAGTGTTTTTAGTGAAATAGAATCTAATGATGACATTAGAAGAGTTCTTTTGAACGAAGTTCAATTGCCAGAAGCTTATCTTTGGAGAGCTAACCTTCAAGGAGTTGATTTGGCAGAGGCTAATCTCCAAAACGCTGACTTGCGAGAGGCAAATCTCAAGAATGCTTCTCTTTGGGGAATCAATCTTCACGAGGCTTACTTAGTAGAGGCCAATCTTCAAGGAGTTATTATGGATGGAGCCATTATGGATGGAGCCAATCTTCAAGATGCTGATCTGACGGGAGCTAATCTTCAAAAAGCAAAACTATTGAATCCAGAACAGCTTAAGCAGGCTAAGCTTTGTAGGACAAAGCTTCCACCTAAATTTTCCTTAGATCCTAACCGTGATTGTCAAGAGTAA